The Primulina huaijiensis isolate GDHJ02 unplaced genomic scaffold, ASM1229523v2 scaffold43205, whole genome shotgun sequence genome has a window encoding:
- the LOC140969960 gene encoding subtilisin-like protease SBT3.17, with translation MQTIHDFLPKQILLLFLFLVSTMAADSSSSEAKVHIVYTEKPEGQEPEEYHIKTLTSVLGSEDAAKEALVYSYKHAASGFSAKLTPEQVSQLSKHPGVLQVVPSRTLQLHSEHGNTRA, from the exons ATGCAGACAATTCACGATTTTCTCCCAAAGCAAATATTGCTGCTGTTCTTGTTCCTGGTATCAACCATGGCCGCTGATTCATCTTCTTCCGAAGCCAAAGTTCACATAGTTTACACCGAAAAACCTGAAGGCCAGGAGCCTGAAGAGTATCATATCAAGACCCTCACCTCTGTTCTCGGCag TGAGGATGCTGCAAAGGAGGCTTTGGTGTACAGTTACAAGCATGCAGCCAGTGGGTTCTCAGCTAAGTTAACTCCTGAACAAGTCTCTCAGCTTTCAA AACATCCGGGAGTGCTTCAAGTCGTCCCTAGTCGAACACTCCAGCTTCATTCTGAACATGGGAACACTCGCGCTTGA